The Panicum virgatum strain AP13 chromosome 5K, P.virgatum_v5, whole genome shotgun sequence genome has a window encoding:
- the LOC120707794 gene encoding probable cytokinin riboside 5'-monophosphate phosphoribohydrolase LOGL1, which yields MGDTSAADAPAASRFGRICVFCGSNPGNRPVFGDAALDLGKELVARGIDLVYGGGSVGLMGLIAQTVLDGGCSVLGVIPKALMPLEISGASVGEVKVVTDMHERKAEMARQADAFIALPGGYGTMEELLEMITWSQLGIHDKPVGLLNVDGYYDPLLILFDKGATEGFIKQDCRDIIVSAPTAHELLKKMEQYTRSHQEVAPRTSWEMSELGYGNGKAPVFLGCSSASV from the exons ATGGGCGACACCAGCGCGGcggacgcgccggcggcgagcaggttCGGCAGGATCTGCGTCTTCTGCGGCAGCAACCCCGGCAACCGCCCGGTCTTCGGGGACGCCGCGCTCGACCTCGGCAAAGAGCTG GTGGCGAGGGGGATCGATTTGGtctacggcggcggcagcgtcggGCTCATGGGCCTGATCGCGCAGACGGTTCTTGATGGCGGCTGCAGTGTCCTCGG GGTGATTCCAAAAGCACTCATGCCGCTTGAG ATATCCGGTGCTAGCGTTGGAGAAGTAAAGGTTGTCACCGACATGCACGAAAGGAAAGCTGAGATGGCACGACAAGCTGATGCCTTTATTGCTCTTCCTG GAGGGTATggaacaatggaagagttgttAGAGATGATAACATGGTCACAACTTGGAATTCATGACAAACCA GTTGGATTGCTAAATGTTGATGGTTACTATGACCCGTTGCTCATACTATTTGATAAAGGGGCGACGGAAGGTTTTATTAAGCAAGATTGCAGGGATATAATAGTCTCAGCGCCGACCGCCCATGAATTGCTGAAGAAAATGGAG CAATACACTCGATCACACCAGGAGGTCGCCCCCCGGACAAGCTGGGAGATGTCAGAGCTGGGCTACGGAAATGGAAAAGCACCAGTGTTTCTTGGATGTTCTTCTGCTAGTGTTTAG